In the genome of Leptospiraceae bacterium, the window TCGCTCTGTTTGCCCGTGTTGGTGGTGGGATTTATACAAAAGCCGCAGATGTGGGAGCTGACTTGGTGGGAAAAGTAGAAGCCGGCATTCCTGAAGATCACCCATTGAATCCTGCAACCATCGCAGACAATGTGGGAGATAACGTGGGTGATGTTGCTGGTATGGGGGCTGACTTGTTTGAGTCTTACGTAGGTTCTATTTTAGGTTCTATGGTTTTGGGTGCTGCCTTTATTCCATATTTACAAGACAAAGATGGTATGGGGGGTTTTTCAGCTCTTTTACTTCCTTTGGTGCTAGCCGCAATTGGAATCGGAGCTTCAATCTTAGGTTCACTTGTGGTTCGAGTAGAAGAAGGAGGAAATCCCCAAAAAGCCCTCAATAACGGACAAGTTGTTGCTGGGATTTTAATGATTGTTTTTTCCTATTTTGCAATCACCAACTTTTTGCCTGCTGAATGGGAAGCTCCAACTTTGATTTCTGATGAAGTGTTTCGATATACCGCAAATGGCGTTTTCTTTGCCACAATCTTTGGTTTGATTGCGGGTATTGCTATTGGTTTCATCACAGAATTCTATACTGGTAGCGGAAGACCTCCAGTTTATCAAATTGCACGTCAATCCACAACCGGACCGGCAACCAACGTAATTGCGGGTTTGGGCGTAGGAATGCAATCGACAGCTTTCCCAATCATCTTGATAGCGGCGGCAATCGTGGCATCTTACTACTTCGCTGGTCTTTACGGAATTGCCATTTCAGCTCTGGGAATGTTAGTCAACACTGGAATCCAGTTAGCCGTAGATGCATATGGTCCTATTTCTGACAATGCCGGTGGTATTGCAGAAATGTCCGAACAACCTCCAGAAGTTCGTCAAAGAACAGATAAACTTGATGCCGTTGGAAATACCACAGCCGCGATCGGTAAAGGATTTGCTATTGCTTCTGCTGCTTTGACGGCTCTTGCTCTTTTCGCAGCATTCATGAAACAAGCAGACGTCAAAGTAATCAACATTTCTGATCCCAACGTGATTGCGGGTCTATTCGTGGGAGGTATGATTCCATTCTTGTTCTCTTCATTGGCAATTAGTGCGGTCGGTAGAGCGGCAATGGACATGATCAACGAAGTTCGTCGACAATTCAATGAAATCCCAGAACTCAAAGCCGCATTGGAGGTATTAAAGAAACATCACGGAGAATCCCACAACTTAAAAGGAAAAGATAAAGAAATCTTTGAAGCCGCAGAAGGAAAGGCTGAATACGCAAGATGTGTAGAAATTTCAACCAAAGCAGCGATTCGAGAAATGATCCTACCGGGGCTTTTAGCTGTTGTCATTCCTGTTTTGATTGGTTTTCTCTTTGGACCAAATGCGTTAGGTGGGCTTTTGGCTGGCGTGACAGTTTCTGGCGTGCTTTTGGCAATCTTCCAAGCCAACGCAGGAGGAGCTTGGGATAATGCCAAAAAAATGTTCGAAAGTGGCGTAGAAGTTCATGGCAAAATTTATAAGAAAGGAACCGATGCCCACAAAGCTGCTGTTGTTGGTGATACAGTAGGAGACCCCCTCAAAGATACCTCCGGACCTTCCTTAAATATTTTGATCAAATTAATGAGCGTTGTTTCTTTAATTATAGCTCCTTTAATTAAGTAATTCATATCACTTACGTGAGATGGCTTATTGCCATCTCACTCTGCAATTTTTTATAGACGTTTCGTCTTAGTCTTTCTTATATTTCTATATGAGTTCTCCAACTAATGAAAAAAGAGAAGCCAATAATAGCAACCTAAATAATGAAGAAGATCTCCTCGTAAGACTTTGGGAAGAAGTCAGAAAAGTATATGATCCAGAAATCGGTTTTTCGATTGTAGATTTGGGATTGGTCTATGACATTTGGTTAGAAAATCAGAAAGCTTATATAAAAATGACCCTCACTTCTATGGGATGTCCGGCAGGACCTTACTTAGAACACCAAGTCAAAGAGTATTGCAAACAAATCCCAGGTA includes:
- a CDS encoding metal-sulfur cluster assembly factor — protein: MSSPTNEKREANNSNLNNEEDLLVRLWEEVRKVYDPEIGFSIVDLGLVYDIWLENQKAYIKMTLTSMGCPAGPYLEHQVKEYCKQIPGIEDVIVQITFDPPWNPREMASEEIRMLMGIY
- a CDS encoding sodium-translocating pyrophosphatase, with translation MNYALLAVIAGILALLYSFWRTVWISKRDPGSEKMQKIGSYIAEGAMAFLKAEYKVLSIFVVSVAIILAISGTASEDSHPLVALSFVVGAFSSGLAGFLGMKVATRANYRTTNAAKKSLTEALSVAFAGGSVMGMSVVGLGIIGLSGLFIFYEFFFGLEGDKVSKVLNVLSGFSLGASSIALFARVGGGIYTKAADVGADLVGKVEAGIPEDHPLNPATIADNVGDNVGDVAGMGADLFESYVGSILGSMVLGAAFIPYLQDKDGMGGFSALLLPLVLAAIGIGASILGSLVVRVEEGGNPQKALNNGQVVAGILMIVFSYFAITNFLPAEWEAPTLISDEVFRYTANGVFFATIFGLIAGIAIGFITEFYTGSGRPPVYQIARQSTTGPATNVIAGLGVGMQSTAFPIILIAAAIVASYYFAGLYGIAISALGMLVNTGIQLAVDAYGPISDNAGGIAEMSEQPPEVRQRTDKLDAVGNTTAAIGKGFAIASAALTALALFAAFMKQADVKVINISDPNVIAGLFVGGMIPFLFSSLAISAVGRAAMDMINEVRRQFNEIPELKAALEVLKKHHGESHNLKGKDKEIFEAAEGKAEYARCVEISTKAAIREMILPGLLAVVIPVLIGFLFGPNALGGLLAGVTVSGVLLAIFQANAGGAWDNAKKMFESGVEVHGKIYKKGTDAHKAAVVGDTVGDPLKDTSGPSLNILIKLMSVVSLIIAPLIK